The genomic DNA tacaatacCAAAAAACATCATAACCCCAAATCATTAGTGATCCTTGTGCTTCACAGTTTGGCCCACTATTTGTGTCACTCGGCCCATTCTAAACCTGAATTCAATTCGATTAGTCAATGAGAGTATGAGACTTCAGAGTGATTAGATAATTTTGCTTTGAAAAAAATTGACTTCATCGTAGGCTAACATGATAACACTCTTGTTTTAAGCAGAAACCATTAAACTAGCACCACTTGATTAGTtaagttacatattatgttcgCTTTATAAATCAATTCTAGtttgtaaaacaataatatGCTAGGTTTAATACGATAATAGATTTCTGCGTAATTTTAACATATGActtaattactttttcttttgttagaccaaaaaaagagagagtttgttactttgtttccttggaaaaaaaaagagtttccttTAAAATTAACATTAGTACATACTGTAGACAAAATGTACGCGCAATATATTTATTAGTTGTAAAAACAATTCTGACAAGTTTAATTGTATCACAAAAACCTTACTTAGCGTAAATTTACATCAGTACATACTGCATAGACAATAAAATGTTACAACTCAATCAATATTCAAGTGGTCTTCTAATGAAATTAAcccatatattaattttacacCAGTAGTAAGTAGTACTCGATAATACATTTCGAAATTTGTTATATGATAGTATAAGATAGTGTTATCCTATATATGTACATACATGGACATTCATCTAAATCATTAGCTACTTCATATGCACAAGAGTGCGGAAACGCATGCACATTTATTTGTTATCGTTCGTTAAGTTTCCGGTTACTGAATCTACTGCTGCGACGGTTCGCATAACGTCCACTTGCGCTCGGAGATAGACGATGTAATCAAGTGTCTCTCTTATCaaataatctttgttttttattaactcGCCTCCCGGTACAAGACTCTTAAGCAACTCCGTACGTTTTCTCACTCCACTTTTTGCTGTGAAATTTCCATTTCGCCTAAGAGTGAGACAACGGTTCTTCAACCGATTTCTAGCTTTTTTTAGTATTCGACGAGCCACAGGTTTGTTGGCCGTCTTGTTTCCGCTCCTAGAGATGAGAGCGCGGCTCCATACAGTAGAGCCGCTTCTAGCGGCTGCCATAGCTATATCCGATGACAGTTTTATCGCATTTTTCCTCTCGGTTACGTTCAAGGGATGTTCAACAGAACAATCTAACATGTGGAGAGTAGTTATCCATTTCTTGATAAATTCTTGCTTAACCATGTTATAAGTGCTCATCCTGATAAAATAAACACCAATgaaattataaggaaattacATTATCTGAAAATAAACGTTCGATTCTGTACTCATTTaacggatatatatatatatatatatatatatatatataattggacACTTCGTCGGAAAATCTCCTTTGACACACTTCTGATTATATAAATGAACGGGGCTCAAGAAGGAGATgtgaataaacaaacaagagacgtcaatgaaaacaataaatatacTTACATGACGCTTACTTCTATTTTTAGATATCCACGTAGCTCGACTGTGTGTCTGTGTCTGAaacttaaaccctaaaaagaaacgagagagagagagagagagagagagagagagagagagagaNNNNNNNNNNNNNNNNNNNNNNNNNNNNNNNNNNNNNNNNNNNNNNNNNNNNNNNNNNNNNNNNNNNNNNNNNNNNNNNNNNNNNNNNNNNNNNNNNNNNNNNNNNNNNNNNNNNNNNNNNNNNNNNNNNNNNNNNNNNNNNNNNNNNNNNNNNNNNNNNNNNNNNNNNNNNNNNNNNNNNNNNNNNNNNNNNNNNNNNNNNNNNNNNNNNNNNNNNNNNNNNNNNNNNNNNNNNNNNNNNNNNNNNNNNNNNNNNNNNNNNNNNNNNNNNNNNNNNNNNNNNNNNNNNNNNNNNNNNNNNNNNNNNNNNNNNNNNNNNNNNNNNNNNNNNNNNNNNNNNNNNNNNNNNNNNNNNNNNNNNNNNNNNNNNNNNNNNNNNNNNNNNNNNNNNNNNNNNNNNNNNNNNNNNNNNNNNNNNNNNNNNNNNNNNNNNNNNNNNNNNNNNNNNNNNNNNNNNNNNNNNNNNNNNNNNNNNNNNNNNNNNNNNNNNNNNNNNNNNNNNNNNNNNNNNNNNNNNNNNNNNNNNNNNNNNNNNNNNNNNNNNNNNNNNTATTGGATCAAAGGAAATGAAGTGAAATTTTAAGAGTGGGGCTAGAAGAGAAAGACAGAGCACATGGACGCACATGGCTCAATATACCCCACTTTCTCTCCAACCCTAAATACCATTtatactcatcatcatcatcatcatgtaagCTTCAATTATTTTGGTCTATTTTTATACTTAAAACCGTTTTCCACCTTATACTCTATTCATTAACCCATAAAACGGTAGGTTGATCCAACATTTGGTTCTATTATTATATGGACTTTCATAGTTGTATGATTTGACAAATATCACCAACTTATGAAAGTAGAGCAACTGGTAGAATCatatgagaaagtaaaaaaaaacaataaacgtACGTTAACGTTGATGACTTCACGGAAATATTCCGATAAGAGTACTATGTGATCACTATAACTTTAGATTCAATGATCTACGACTTTTACCACGACTTAAACCATGTTTTTACGGATGAGCATAGAAAAAAATAGCATGTGCTCTGAAGATGTAGTGAACACTCAAGACTTTCATGCAATGGTCGACCTATCCTCCGGGAAAAAATAAGATTCAATTGAAAGTACGTATCAGTTTTTTCCCACATGGCTTCAATGAAagttgttttatattatattgataaatTGACTTTAACGCtttagatcattttttttttttttcatttggtgtgtgaaagatatattatattgaatatTCTATGTCTATCCTCACGGTCTAGCATTATACCGTAATGCCATTACGAATATGTATAGTTTAAATGTTGACCCAATACGATGATTACTAATGTTTACTACACGACGATAACATGATTACAAGTCCCACTTAGGGGCATTATGTAGTGTTAGTATATTATGTCTAAATGTAACATGTAAACGAGGATGATTATGTAGCATCCTTGGCACTTGGCAGGgggtaaacaaacaaacaagtgaTCGTAGACACGTGTATGGGCCCCGTAATGCTCTTAAAAAGGCctacttctctctctcattcatCAGCCCACTGCTTTCTCATTTCTGTGTAACTCTTTCtcaattaaaatgtttaaaatcaaattaaaaaaaaaaaaagttcaagtagagatattttaaaaaggaaatttgAATAGTTTGTCTGATAAATGTCTATAAAAAGAAActtgtgtgtatttttttttttatattaatcaaCTTTATTCTGAAATGTGGAAGTTAATACTAGATGTTaaagataatcaattttgataTACAGTATATTATATAAGTCATGAAGCTTACGAGCATGTGGCAAGAAAGTTAATCATTAAATGTGTCTTTGACTTTGaacacataaaccaaaaagCAACATTTTGGTGATTTcgacttctttctttttttttggatattagtattattttaaaatttaagaaaagaaaaacatcttaCGTTTACTAgtactaaaataaaaacataaataatgtaGAGTGTTTTTATATCGAAGGGGAAGATTTCGAACCAGGTTTAGGAATTCGGTGATACGACACTCGTGCActacaatttaattaattattttttggaatcTGTCGtacattaaaaagaataaattatCTTCTCTTACTTGAATAAAAGAGTTTGGAAATCGATTgcattagtgatgatgatgaatgccATATATATTTTCCGATCACTTTATCTTTGCATCAGTTTCTCtactcaattttattttattttattgaatgtTACGTTAAATTGActtcaaagagaaaataatgtttttacatCAGATGCTTCTTTTGTTTGAAGAATCAGAAATTAAAACCAAGACTTTGCTGacgactaaaaaaaaaaaaaaaacaagacttaaTGTTTTATCTTTCTCAATCAAACCAAATTTGTAGCTCTTTCTCATACCGCTTGTCTCCGGTTGCTCTATTTTTCACTTCCGAGAGTGATAACATATGTTAAAATGTCATACACATATTATCCTGTACTTAGTTAGGTCAATTATAATCACTAAATctcataattaataatttttgattgatacttatttttgtttgttaacgTTATACTTCTAAGATATTATTCGTATGTATTCTCTTAGATGTAGGCGTATGATTTGAGTGTTCTTATGATGTATTATAAATTTGTAGGGTCATTTTAAATGCGGTCAAAGCTGCATGCATGTAAAAAAACCTGTTCACAATTAAATACATCATAAACATAAATTCACATAAACACACACTCAAATCATAGCGTCGGCATTACAACGTATTTATAAGATGATTAACTTAAGAGAACATATAGAGAAAAACATACGTTTTATCCATAATTATACCATATATGCTTTGTCTTTTTATATAGCCACGTGCAGCTTCCATCTAGAGACCACATACAGAGGAAATACGACGAAGAAGTTGGATTCTTGCTTGAAGTAGGAAAATGTGATCAGCCGTGAGCCGATAAAGTGTGTCACCGTCAACAACCTCGCCGGAAAAACTCGTTTCCGGAGCAACCATTCGCCGAAGACGGGTCATGAGCTTCCTTGAGCTCACATTAACCatcactctctttcttctccgaATATTAAGTGCTCTACACCTCATCCTTTTTACACACGAGCGGTCTTCTTCGTATGTGTACGGTACCGCAACAAAAGCTAGAGAAGGAAAGAATAGAGAATTTGTGATAGTTAGAGATGATATGTGGATTTAAAAGAACAAGAGACGATGTCTTTTTATAGATAAGTTGGACCAAGACAGGAATGATTCCCCCACGCTTGATTAGGATCAGTCCACGTAAGTACACGTGTGAGAGACATTAGTTATGGATCTATACGTACGGTAGTAAGTATAAACTTTTGAATGGTATGAGATAGaggtagaaaaaatatatatggcaaacgaaccaaaatatatatattgtgaacTAAAAAATGAACGATTTTATTCACATGTAAATCAGTCCAGCTGCATGTTTGCTACAACCATTTGAAGCAACTATAACTAAGCTGATCATGGAAAAGAACTCATATGGTATATTCACAGACAAATAGATCAACCGTATAAATACAAACACTAcatcaaaaagaaaaccaattaTTGATTAGCTAGGCCTGCTTAGCTAGGTTTAATGTATAAAGGACATTCGCTGATCATATctgaatataaaattatatatacttgttaaaaacaaattcatgtGCATATGAATTGATGTTTTTGTCCCttgtaacaatatatatatattttaatcatcaAAAACAATTGGAAACAATCTGCAAGATTAGCTTGAGACGATTCATTACAAATAAAAGGTATATAGCTAaacgaaaaaaatcaaatttaaaattatactagAGAGCATATCAAGAGCTACATGATGTTCTGTCTTGAAAACATGTGATTGCTGATTGTATAAAATGTTGTTGCTCGATCGGTTGATCAAATAATAATACACGAAATAATTAATGGGTAATTAATTGGTCATGCATATAGGACAAATTAACGCAACCGTATTGACCAAAACCCATCCATAAGTGGATAACAAATTCGGAAGACTATAACTCGATCCACGTTCCAAGCTTCACCTCCACAGGCCAACCAACAAATAATTCTAATACgtacaaaaaaaacttctctcaCATTATTGATGATTACTATTTCAACAACAAATTTACGTCGTATGGGGTTTGATTTATCCTCTATTGATAATATAGTACGTATAGTAGAGACTGTACAACACTAGTCATAGCGACTAGCGGATAATGACGAATAATAATGCAACTAATTTGGATTTATTCCCGTAACCAATCAAAACTTGATTTCGTTTCTTCAATGTACGAAGACTAGTGACGATATATAATACGAAATTCAAAGGAGAGACATAATTTAGGCTGTGATTAGTTTTAAAACAAGTGGCTGGACTGATACATCAATCATTAGCAGTATGttgtaaacaattttcaaaCATGGTCTAATCACGATTATTAAGAAAGAAAAGGGGCTATGAGTCCAAAATCGATCATATTATCTCACAATTAAAGATGTCGGACCTCTCTACGATTATCAATGTCATTGTTAATCCTCATGTGGTAGCTCAATAGTATTGAAATTAGGACTAAAGACGTAAAACTCTGTagtaatttataaagaaaagagaggGTAAGTCAGTGAAGCCCCCATGCTTGCATGTCTCTTTGACATATAAAAAGACATATTACGTCTTTTTCTTCGCTGAGTTGTATCCTACGCTTTCTTTCTCACATTCATAACTGTAATTACAAAAACAGTAATGACATTACGATTCTGAGAGTGTACACGTGTGCTATGTCCACGTCTATATATCTCTAGTCTCGAAATACAATAATCTCCGTTTTTCTCGGGGACTCATGTGCATGCTCCAATACGATTGTGTCATATAGTAATAGACATATCGCATTCGTCTATTAAATTGTGTAATAATTATCATATCTTATCAATTCCGATTACTCAACCTACACTAGTTTTACATTATTTCAAAACTAGACTAGGCACTCCGTAAAACATTGACAGATATGATGTCTCTTTGATGTCAATAGCAATAATGAACAATGTTAGATACACGCAAGACGCAACGcaaagctttcttctttgcaTGCGTGTGTAGAGTTGACAGATGGGGAGGGTCTGCGATGTGGCATGTGGGACACAAATTGAATGCAACTCACGTGCACACGATTACTACTTGTCAGTTAACCTTCTACCTCTTTCTCCCTAGCTCTCCAGCGTCAGTCCTTTTCACCATTTTCACATTCAAATTTGGAATTCTACCATTTTATTAACACAACTAATTCTTTGATTTCAAGAAATAAACCAATCTTTCCTCATCATAATCTAAGTTCCACTTAGAATCTTATTGGAATACTCttgataaaattatacaaatttagtGATCAGtttcttaaaaaagaaataaaacctTCCAATGGTTAACTAGCTAAAAAGGCTTATTAGGAGCTCTTGCTCAGTTGTAACAGTTTATTTGATATACTCGTCCAGACCAGACAAGCTAACATGGCAATATGTTCAGACAGACACACATCTTTGTCATCCTCATTCATACATCACTTCCTAAAGGCCTATCGACAACAAAAGGTTCTTCAATCACACAGAacctattcttcttcttcttctctcatagCTGCTCCTTTAACTATTGTATCTAACTAAATAGTATTTTACAATGTTTACATTGTCAATTATGTCTACATTACCTTCTTCACTCAATTGTAACTCTCCTTTGATCTGGCTTCACCATCTTTTCCTCTGTCATagtaacaaagaaaacaattttagtatATTTCCTACTCTCATCAGTCTTTAACAACAGCAGCCTTATCTAGTTCGAAGTTGAACAAAATTAGAAGAGAGACACAAGCTATTATCCATGTCTTCCGAACATATCACATTTTCAGTTTCTTCCATGAAATTTGCTAATAGACATCTGATAGGATTCAAGAtcaaaactctctttatatCTCAAGAAAAAATCACAGTAGTTAACTATACCAGAAACTGTCCAAGCGTTAGTTTCACGGTCCCTAATCTCTCCAAACTTAACTAATTGGTCTCAGAACATTAACAATCACCCCAGACACTCCTATTTACATTTATGCTATCAACATATTACTAGTGATTCAGTGAAGAATCAAACTTGTGTTACTGATTTACTAGTCCTATGTTAAAAAACCCACATTAACAAGTTCCATTTTACATAACATGATTGGAGGCTTGGGGCAATCAATCAAACATACCTGGTAGAGAGGAAAAAGCTGATGAAAGATCTGTTTCACGGCTTAGTCCACCTCGTTGTCCTTCTAAGCTAACCACTCCTCGTTTTGGAGAGTTGATCCTTCCATTATGCAATGCCTGCTCTACAATATCTGACCGGAGATTCCTATAATTGCTGTTATCTTCCTTCATGGTTGTATTACTCGTTGATACTTCCATCGTAACCAAATTTGTTATTTGCAATTTCCCTGATTCAAAAACTATCTCAGCCTCAAACGCAGAATCTAAGCCACTCTAGTTCAAATTAGTTATAAACCCACCTAACTAGAGAGCTAACGCTACCAACTTAGCTGAATATATCAGAGAggcattaaaaaagaaaaaaggtctCACCTTTAAGTGAAGCAGAACCAAGCTTTGGAGGTGAGATCACTGGTCCGTACATGTGACAATCAGATTTTAGATATCTCTTAACTTTCTCAGACagtgttctcttcttcttcttcttaattaccCTCTCATACCCCAATGACTCAAACCCTAATATCCCAAAACAGAGTAACACACCGAATCACATCACATTCTAATAGTAGTTAGCAAATACACACTCGAGAGTACATGAGACCTAACAGTACCTGTCAGAGAGATGTTGTCCGTCTTCGAACTCGACGACGGAGGCGTATTTATCTCGGTCGTGGACGGTGGGGAATTGGAAAACAGAGGAGCGAACATGTAATCATCGGATTTGAGGTAAGC from Camelina sativa cultivar DH55 chromosome 2, Cs, whole genome shotgun sequence includes the following:
- the LOC104734812 gene encoding transcription factor IBH1-like isoform X1, with protein sequence MMSTYNMVKQEFIKKWITTLHMLDCSVEHPLNVTERKNAIKLSSDIAMAAARSGSTVWSRALISRSGNKTANKPVARRILKKARNRLKNRCLTLRRNGNFTAKSGVRKRTELLKSLVPGGELIKNKDYLIRETLDYIVYLRAQVDVMRTVAAVDSVTGNLTNDNK
- the LOC109127489 gene encoding uncharacterized protein LOC109127489; translated protein: MRCRALNIRRRKRVMVNVSSRKLMTRLRRMVAPETSFSGEVVDGDTLYRLTADHIFLLQARIQLLRRISSVCGL
- the LOC104734829 gene encoding uncharacterized protein LOC104734829, whose amino-acid sequence is MKRVSLGARKKHKMNKNIRFLKSIVAYLKSDDYMFAPLFSNSPPSTTEINTPPSSSSKTDNISLTGFESLGYERVIKKKKKRTLSEKVKRYLKSDCHMYGPVISPPKLGSASLKGKLQITNLVTMEVSTSNTTMKEDNSNYRNLRSDIVEQALHNGRINSPKRGVVSLEGQRGGLSRETDLSSAFSSLPEEKMVKPDQRRVTIE
- the LOC104734812 gene encoding transcription factor IBH1-like isoform X2; this encodes MSTYNMVKQEFIKKWITTLHMLDCSVEHPLNVTERKNAIKLSSDIAMAAARSGSTVWSRALISRSGNKTANKPVARRILKKARNRLKNRCLTLRRNGNFTAKSGVRKRTELLKSLVPGGELIKNKDYLIRETLDYIVYLRAQVDVMRTVAAVDSVTGNLTNDNK